A section of the Thauera chlorobenzoica genome encodes:
- a CDS encoding electron transfer flavoprotein subunit alpha/FixB family protein, which translates to MPILVIAEHDNHSIKAATLNTVSAAAKLGTLLATDIHVLVAGAGCGAAAEAAAKIAGVAKLRVCDAPHYEAQTAENVAELVKGLAGDYSHVLVPATSAGKNMLPRVAALLDVAQISDIVAIEAADTFVRPIYAGNALATVKSADAIKLITVRTTAFDAAGEGSAAPIEAVAAAADLGVAALVGREITKSARPELGAAKIIVSGGRGLGSGENYHALLEPLADKLGAALGASRAAVDAGYVPNDYQVGQTGKIVAPQLYIAIGISGAIQHLAGMKDSKVIVAINKDPEAPIFQVADYGLVGDLFEIVPELAAAI; encoded by the coding sequence ATGCCGATTCTCGTCATTGCCGAACACGACAACCATTCGATCAAGGCCGCCACCCTCAACACCGTGAGCGCGGCGGCGAAGCTGGGCACGCTGCTGGCCACGGACATCCACGTCCTGGTGGCCGGTGCCGGCTGCGGCGCGGCGGCCGAGGCGGCGGCGAAGATCGCCGGCGTGGCCAAGCTGCGGGTGTGCGATGCGCCGCACTACGAGGCGCAGACCGCGGAGAACGTCGCCGAGCTGGTGAAGGGGCTCGCCGGCGACTACAGCCACGTGCTCGTCCCGGCCACCTCGGCGGGCAAGAACATGCTGCCGCGGGTGGCGGCGCTGCTCGACGTTGCCCAGATCAGCGACATCGTCGCGATCGAAGCGGCCGATACCTTCGTGCGTCCGATCTACGCCGGCAACGCCCTCGCCACGGTCAAGAGCGCCGATGCGATCAAGCTCATCACCGTGCGCACCACCGCGTTCGATGCCGCGGGCGAGGGGAGTGCCGCCCCGATCGAGGCGGTCGCCGCTGCAGCCGACCTGGGCGTTGCAGCCCTGGTCGGGCGCGAAATCACCAAGAGCGCCCGCCCCGAGCTGGGGGCGGCGAAGATCATCGTCTCCGGCGGTCGCGGCCTGGGCAGCGGCGAGAACTACCACGCCCTGCTCGAGCCACTCGCCGACAAGCTCGGCGCCGCGCTCGGCGCCAGCCGCGCCGCGGTCGATGCCGGCTACGTGCCCAACGACTACCAGGTCGGCCAGACCGGCAAGATCGTCGCCCCCCAGCTCTACATCGCAATCGGCATTTCGGGCGCGATCCAGCACCTGGCCGGGATGAAGGACTCGAAGGTGATCGTGGCGATCAACAAGGACCCCGAAGCGCCGATCTTCCAGGTCGCCGACTACGGCCTGGTCGGCGACCTGTTCGAGATCGTCCCCGAACTGGCTGCAGCCATCTGA
- a CDS encoding electron transfer flavoprotein subunit beta/FixA family protein, with the protein MKILVPVKRVVDYNVKVRVKADGSGVDIANVKMSMNPFDEIAVEEAVRLKEAGVASEVVAVTCGLGACQETLRAAMAIGADRGILVETDVELQPLAVAKLLKAVCDKEAPNLVICGKQAIDDDANQTGQMLAALAGWPQATFASKLVLEGGRAQVTREIDGGLETLSVSLPAVVTTDLRLNEPRYATLPNIMKAKKKPLDTVKPAELGVDVAPRLTTLSVSEPPKRSAGERVADVAQLVDKLKNVAKVI; encoded by the coding sequence TTGAAGATTCTGGTACCTGTCAAACGCGTGGTCGACTACAACGTCAAGGTGCGCGTGAAGGCCGACGGCAGCGGCGTGGACATCGCCAACGTCAAGATGAGCATGAACCCGTTCGACGAGATCGCGGTGGAAGAGGCGGTGCGGCTGAAGGAAGCCGGGGTGGCGAGCGAAGTGGTGGCGGTGACCTGCGGCCTCGGCGCGTGCCAGGAGACCCTGCGCGCGGCGATGGCGATCGGTGCCGACCGCGGCATCCTGGTGGAAACGGACGTCGAGCTGCAGCCGCTGGCGGTGGCCAAGCTGCTGAAGGCGGTGTGCGACAAGGAAGCGCCGAACCTGGTGATCTGCGGCAAGCAGGCGATCGACGACGACGCCAACCAGACCGGGCAGATGCTGGCGGCGCTGGCGGGCTGGCCGCAGGCGACCTTCGCCTCGAAGCTGGTGCTCGAAGGCGGCCGTGCGCAGGTCACGCGCGAGATCGACGGCGGGCTGGAAACCCTGTCGGTGAGCCTGCCGGCGGTGGTCACCACCGACCTGCGCCTCAACGAGCCGCGCTACGCCACTCTCCCCAACATCATGAAGGCGAAGAAAAAGCCGCTCGACACGGTCAAGCCGGCCGAGCTGGGCGTCGATGTGGCGCCGCGCCTCACCACGCTGAGCGTGTCCGAGCCGCCCAAGCGCAGCGCGGGCGAGCGCGTCGCCGACGTCGCGCAGCTGGTCGACAAACTGAAGAACGTAGCGAAGGTGATCTGA
- a CDS encoding CaiB/BaiF CoA transferase family protein yields MPGALSHLRILDLSRILAGPWAGQMLADLGADVIKVERPGVGDDTRGWGPPWLKDEQGAETSVAAYYLCANRNKRSITIDITRPEGQALVRKLAAESDVVLENFKAGGLKQYGLDYDSLKAVNPRLVYCSITGFGQDGPYAPRAGYDFLIQGLGGLMSLTGRPDGEEGGGPMKVGVALTDILTGLYATNAVLAALAWRDKSGEGQYIDLALLDVQIACLANQAMNYLATGQNPKRLGNAHPNIVPYQDFPTADGYMILAIGNDGQFARFCEAAGQPALAADPRFATNRARVENRAALIPLLKKLTVERNTADWIAMLEALAVPCGPINTLADVFADPQVLARGMKVTMPHPAAGSVPQVANPMKLSATPVDYRLPPPMLGEHTEAILAGTLGLDAETIAGLRASGVV; encoded by the coding sequence ATGCCCGGCGCCCTCTCTCACCTCCGCATCCTCGATCTGTCGCGCATCCTCGCCGGCCCCTGGGCCGGGCAGATGCTGGCCGACCTCGGCGCCGACGTAATCAAGGTCGAGCGTCCGGGGGTCGGCGACGACACCCGCGGCTGGGGGCCGCCGTGGCTCAAGGACGAGCAGGGGGCGGAGACCTCGGTCGCCGCCTACTACCTGTGCGCCAACCGCAACAAGCGCTCGATCACGATCGACATCACCCGCCCGGAAGGGCAGGCGCTGGTGAGGAAGCTCGCCGCCGAGTCCGATGTCGTGCTGGAGAACTTCAAGGCCGGCGGCCTCAAGCAGTACGGCCTCGACTACGACAGCCTGAAGGCGGTCAATCCGCGCCTGGTCTACTGCTCGATCACCGGCTTCGGTCAGGACGGACCGTACGCGCCGCGCGCCGGCTACGACTTCCTGATCCAGGGCCTGGGCGGGCTGATGAGCCTCACCGGCCGCCCCGACGGCGAGGAAGGCGGCGGACCGATGAAGGTCGGCGTGGCGCTGACCGACATCCTCACCGGCCTGTACGCGACCAACGCCGTGCTTGCGGCGCTGGCCTGGCGGGACAAGAGCGGCGAAGGGCAGTACATCGACCTCGCCCTGCTCGATGTCCAGATCGCCTGCCTGGCCAACCAGGCGATGAACTATCTCGCCACCGGGCAGAACCCGAAGCGGCTGGGCAATGCGCATCCGAATATCGTGCCCTACCAGGATTTCCCGACCGCCGACGGCTACATGATCCTGGCGATCGGCAACGACGGCCAGTTCGCCCGCTTCTGCGAGGCGGCCGGACAGCCGGCGCTGGCCGCCGACCCCCGCTTCGCCACCAACCGGGCGCGGGTGGAAAACCGTGCGGCGCTGATTCCGCTGCTCAAAAAACTGACGGTCGAGCGCAACACCGCCGACTGGATCGCCATGCTCGAGGCGCTCGCCGTGCCCTGCGGGCCGATCAACACCCTGGCCGACGTCTTTGCCGACCCGCAGGTGCTGGCGCGCGGGATGAAGGTGACGATGCCGCACCCGGCCGCCGGGAGCGTGCCGCAGGTGGCGAACCCGATGAAGCTGTCGGCCACCCCGGTCGACTACCGTCTGCCGCCGCCGATGCTCGGTGAGCACACCGAGGCCATACTGGCTGGAACGCTCGGCCTCGACGCCGAAACCATCGCAGGCCTGCGCGCAAGCGGCGTGGTCTGA
- a CDS encoding acyl-CoA dehydrogenase, with protein sequence MASNKATFNWEDPLLLDLQLTETERMVRDTARAYCQEQLLPRVQEAFRHEKTDPAIFREMGELGLLGPTIPEQYGGSDMNYVCYGLIAREVERVDSGYRSMMSVQSSLVMVPINEFGTEAQKQKYLPKLATGEWIGCFGLTEPNHGSDPGSMVTRAKKVAGGYSLSGSKMWITNSPIADVFVVWAKDDEGQIRGFILEKGAKGLSAPAIHGKVGLRASITGEIVMDEVFVPEENAFPDVRGLKGPFTCLNSARFGIAWGALGAAEACYETARQYVLDRKQFGRPLAANQLIQKKLADMLTEITLGLQTVLRVGRMKDEGIAPVEITSIVKRNSCGKALDIARVARDMLGGNGISDEFCVARHLVNLEVVNTYEGTHDVHALILGRAITGIAAFSN encoded by the coding sequence ATGGCTTCGAACAAGGCGACGTTCAACTGGGAAGATCCGCTGCTGCTGGACCTTCAGCTCACCGAAACCGAACGCATGGTGCGCGATACCGCCCGTGCCTATTGCCAGGAGCAGCTCCTGCCGCGCGTGCAGGAAGCCTTCCGCCACGAGAAGACCGACCCCGCGATCTTCCGCGAGATGGGCGAACTCGGCCTGCTCGGCCCGACCATCCCCGAGCAGTACGGCGGCTCGGACATGAACTACGTCTGCTACGGCCTGATCGCGCGTGAAGTCGAGCGCGTCGACTCCGGCTACCGTTCCATGATGAGCGTGCAGAGCTCGCTGGTGATGGTGCCGATCAACGAATTCGGCACCGAAGCCCAGAAGCAGAAGTACCTGCCCAAGCTCGCCACCGGCGAATGGATCGGCTGCTTCGGCCTGACCGAGCCGAACCACGGCTCCGACCCGGGCAGCATGGTCACCCGCGCCAAGAAGGTCGCTGGCGGCTACAGCCTGTCGGGCAGCAAGATGTGGATCACCAACAGCCCGATCGCCGACGTGTTCGTGGTGTGGGCCAAAGACGACGAAGGCCAGATCCGCGGCTTCATCCTCGAGAAGGGTGCCAAGGGCCTGTCCGCCCCCGCGATCCACGGCAAGGTCGGCCTGCGCGCCTCGATCACCGGCGAGATCGTCATGGACGAAGTCTTCGTCCCGGAAGAAAACGCCTTCCCCGATGTGCGCGGCCTGAAGGGCCCCTTCACCTGCCTGAACTCGGCCCGCTTCGGCATCGCCTGGGGCGCGCTCGGCGCCGCCGAGGCCTGCTACGAGACCGCGCGCCAGTACGTGCTCGACCGCAAGCAGTTCGGTCGCCCGCTCGCCGCCAACCAGCTCATCCAGAAGAAGCTCGCCGACATGCTGACCGAAATCACCCTCGGCCTGCAGACCGTGCTGCGCGTCGGCCGGATGAAGGACGAAGGCATCGCCCCGGTCGAGATCACCTCGATCGTCAAGCGCAACTCCTGCGGCAAGGCCCTGGACATCGCCCGCGTCGCCCGCGACATGCTCGGCGGCAACGGCATCTCGGACGAGTTCTGCGTCGCCCGCCACCTGGTGAACCTGGAAGTGGTCAACACCTACGAAGGCACGCACGACGTCCATGCGCTGATCCTCGGCCGCGCCATCACCGGCATCGCCGCCTTCAGCAACTGA
- a CDS encoding LysR family transcriptional regulator, whose amino-acid sequence MRKKIPSTAALLAFEAAARHESFTRAAEELALTQSAICRQIGTLESFLGVALFRRTRRGVQLTEAGLSYSRQIAPRLDAIERDTLSVMAHHGTGTTLDLAVVPTFATRWLIPRLSGFQQQNPEVVVNMSTQTRPFLFDQTEYDAAIYFGDAGWPGTEAHFLMREYPVPVCSPALPGARAQMSPAEIARLPLLQQTTRPYAWRHWFESAKVNTDQDMAGMRLELFSMLAQAAIERMGVALIPPFLIQHELAAGSLMTPCDCSFPSTRAYYLIVPERKAERPALTRFREWLLAEVARA is encoded by the coding sequence ATGCGCAAAAAAATCCCCAGCACCGCGGCCCTCCTCGCCTTCGAAGCCGCCGCCCGGCATGAAAGTTTCACCCGCGCCGCGGAGGAACTCGCGCTGACCCAGAGCGCGATCTGCCGCCAGATCGGCACGCTGGAAAGTTTCCTCGGCGTCGCCCTGTTCCGCCGCACCCGGCGCGGCGTGCAGCTGACCGAAGCGGGGCTGAGCTACAGCCGCCAGATCGCCCCCCGGCTCGATGCGATCGAGCGCGACACCTTGTCGGTGATGGCCCACCACGGCACCGGCACCACGCTCGACCTCGCCGTGGTGCCGACTTTCGCCACCCGCTGGCTGATTCCCCGCCTCTCCGGCTTCCAGCAGCAGAACCCCGAAGTGGTGGTGAACATGAGCACCCAGACCCGCCCCTTCCTCTTCGATCAGACCGAATACGATGCCGCGATCTACTTCGGCGATGCCGGCTGGCCCGGTACCGAGGCGCACTTCCTGATGCGCGAATATCCGGTCCCGGTGTGCAGCCCTGCCCTTCCGGGCGCACGCGCGCAGATGTCGCCGGCGGAGATCGCCCGCCTGCCGCTGCTGCAGCAGACCACCCGCCCCTACGCCTGGCGCCACTGGTTCGAATCGGCCAAAGTGAATACCGACCAGGACATGGCGGGCATGCGCCTCGAGCTTTTTTCGATGCTCGCCCAGGCCGCCATCGAGCGCATGGGCGTCGCCCTGATCCCACCCTTCCTGATCCAGCACGAACTGGCCGCCGGCAGCCTGATGACTCCCTGCGACTGCAGCTTCCCGAGCACGCGCGCCTATTACCTGATCGTGCCCGAGCGCAAGGCCGAGCGCCCGGCGCTGACCCGTTTCCGCGAGTGGCTGCTGGCCGAAGTGGCCCGCGCCTGA